The following are encoded together in the Cherax quadricarinatus isolate ZL_2023a chromosome 37, ASM3850222v1, whole genome shotgun sequence genome:
- the LOC128701680 gene encoding glutathione S-transferase Mu 4-like yields the protein MAPVFGYWKIRGLGQSIRLLLEYLGMDYEEKFYNFGPAPDFDRSEWLNEKFKLGLDLPNLPYYIDGDIKITQSHAILRHLGRQNNMCGKTEKDKIKVDMLEHQAMDIRMVYARFAYMNYPTEKDQYLKDIKTIVKAVSDLLGSQPWFAGDQITFPDFLIYELLSVHLELDPTCLDNANNLKEYVKRFEQLPNIKKYMESSRFIKKPITMPTAHHGNI from the exons ATGGCACCAGTCTTTGGCTATTGGAAAATACGTGGG tTGGGACAGTCCATCAGGCTGTTGCTGGAGTACCTCGGCATGGACTACGAAGAAAAGTTCTATAACTTCGGTCCAGCTCCAGACTTTGACAGATCTGAGTGGCTCAACGAGAAGTTCAAACTGGGACTTGATTTACCCAAT CTTCCATACTACATTGATGGCGACATCAAAATCACTCAGAGTCATGCCATCCTGCGCCACTTGGGTCGTCAGAACAACATGTGTGGCAAGACTGAGAAAGACAAGATAAAGGTGGACATGCTCGAGCACCAAGCCATGGACATACGTATGGTATATGCCCGATTCGCCTATATGAACTAC CCCACAGAAAAAGACCAGTACCTTAAGGACATTAAGACAATAGTGAAGGCAGTCTCTGACCTCCTGGGCAGTCAACCATGGTTCGCAGGTGACCAA ATCACCTTCCCTGACTTTCTGATCTACGAACTTTTGTCTGTCCACCTGGAGTTGGATCCCACCTGCCTTGATAACGCCAACAACCTTAAAGAGTATGTGAAACGCTTCGAGCAGCTTCCGAATATCAAGAAGTACATGGAATCTTCAAGGTTCATCAAGAAACCGATAACTATGCCTACGGCACACCATGGGAATATTTAA